From one Culex quinquefasciatus strain JHB chromosome 3, VPISU_Cqui_1.0_pri_paternal, whole genome shotgun sequence genomic stretch:
- the LOC119769348 gene encoding uncharacterized protein LOC119769348 — protein MVLRRDRGLVQATRTRRKTPVQEAHDASRTNRHGTGHHMRSHDWKLGTWDCRSLKFDGSIRILSDILRVRKFSIVALQEVGWIGAEEVQAYPRIGCTIYQSRGENKRLGTAFIVLGEMRDRVIGWTPLTDRMCVLRIKGRFFNISIINVHSPHSGSEDDDKDAFYEQLNWTYNSCPKHDVKIVIGDFNAQVGQEEEFRPVIGKFSAHVRTNENGLRLIDFATSKNMAVRSTCFQHNLRDKYTWRSPQGTESQIDHVVIDGRHFSDIIDVRTYRGANVDSDHYLVMVKMRQRLSLAKSVRYRRPPRLDLERLKLPEVASRVKAAITNAAESTIGFVERGRRNDWFDEECRAILEEKNAARRAMLQYNLRDYEEAYGQKRRQQHQLFRAKVRHQEELEFEDMEQLHRSNETRKFYKKLNGSRNGFTPRVEMCRDKNGAILTNERESNSRLFWFFHCLAPSYRAITILNAAYKVFSQILFSRLSPIAEGFVGSYQAGFVMGRSTTDQIFTVRQILQKCREYQVPTHHLFIDFKAAYDSVDREELWKIMDENGFPGKLIRLIKMTMDGARCCVKISGAESDSFTSLGGLRQGDGISCLCFNVVLEGVMRRAGFNMRGTIFSKSNQFICFADDMDIVGRTFKAVADAYTDLKREAEKSLIRPVVLYGHETWTMLEEDLRALNVFERRVLRTIFGGVYENDGWRRRMNHELAQLYNEPSIRKVAKAGRLQWAGHVARMPERADHLSQRNQKINPAKLVFVSEPVGTRRRGVQRARWVDQVESDLESVGAPRNWRNAAMDRACWRRIVQQAKLMV, from the exons ATggtcctccggcgagacagggggttggtgCAGGCCACACGAACCCGCCGTAAAACACCAGTGCAGGAAGCACACGATGCGAGCCGGACCAATCGGCACGGAACTGGACATCATATGAGGTCCCACGATTGGAAGCTCGGGACGTGGGATTGCAGGTCTCTCAAATTTGACGGGAGCATCCGCATACTTTCCGACATATTGAGGGTCCGCAAGTTCAGCATCGTAGCGCTGCAGGAGGTTGGCTGGATAGGCGCGGAAGAGGTACAAGCGTACCCAAGGATTGGCTGTACAATCTACCAGAGCCGCGGCGAAAACAAGAGGCTGGGAACAGCCTTTATAGTGCTGGGCGAAATGCGCGATCGCGTGATTGGGTGGACCCCGCTCACCGACCGAATGTGCGTGCTGAGGATtaaaggccgtttcttcaacatTAGCATCAtaaacgtgcacagcccgcactcAGGAAGCGAAGATGACGACAAGGACGCATTTTACGAGCAGCTGAACTGGACGTACAACAGCTGCCCAAAACATGACGTCAAAATCGTCATCGGAGATTTTAACGCTCAGGTTGGCCAGGAGGAGGAATTCAGACCGGTGATAGGAAAGTTCAGCGCCCACGTACGCACGAACGAAAACGGCCTGCGACTGATCGACTTCGCCACCTCCAAAAACATGGCCGTACGAAGTACCTGCTTCCAGCACAACCTCCGagacaagtacacctggagatcaccgcAAGGAACGGAAtcacaaatcgaccacgtcgtAATCGACGGTAGACACTTTTCCGACATCATCGACGTCAGGACCTATCGCGGCGCCAAcgtcgactcggaccactatcTGGTGATGGTGAAAATGCGCCAACGACTTTCCCTGGCGAAAAGCGTTCGGTACCGCCGCCCTCCGCGGTTGGATCTGGAGCGGCTTAAGTTACCGGAAGTCGCATCCCG CGTCAAGGCAGCCATCACCAACGCAGCAGAAAGCACCATCGGATTTGTGGAACGAGGACGACGGAACGattggttcgacgaggagtgtCGAGCGATTTTGGAGGAGAAGAATGCAGCACGGAGGGCAATGCTGCAGTACAATCTCCGTGATTACGAGGAGGCGTATGGACAGAAGCGAAGGCAGCAGCACCAGCTCTTCCGAGCAAAAGTGCGCCACCAGGAAGAGTTGGAGTTTGAGGACATGGAGCAGCTGCATCGCTCAAACGAAACGCGCAAGTTCTACAAGAAGCTCAACGGATCCCGAAACGGCTTCACGCCGCGAgtcgaaatgtgccgggataaaaATGGAGCTATCTTGACgaacgagcgtgag AGCAACTCTCGTTTGTTCTGGTTTTTTCACTGTCTTGCCCCGAGCTACCGTGCCATCACAatcctcaacgcggcctacaaagtgttctcccagatcctcttcaGCCGCCTATCGCCAATAGCGGAAGGTTTTGTTGGAAGTTATCAAGCCGGATTCGTCATGGGGAGATCAACAACCGACCAAATCTTCACTGTGcgacaaatcctccaaaagtgtcgcgagtaccaaGTCCCCACGCACCACCTTTTCATCgacttcaaagccgcgtacgactcagtcgatcgcgaagagctatggaaaatTATGGACGAGAACggttttcccgggaagctgatcagactgatCAAGATGACGATGGATGGGGCTAGGTGTTGTGTGAAGATATCGGGTGCGGAATCGGACTCGTTTACTTCACTTGGGGGGCTTCGGCAAGGCGATGGGATCTCTTGTCTTTGTTTCAATGTCGTGCTAGAAGGTGTTATGAGACGAGCGGGCTTCAATATGCGGGGCACGATCTTCAGCAAGTCCAACCAGTTCATCTGCttcgccgacgacatggacattgttggCAGAACGTTCAAGGCGGTTGCGGATGCGTACACCGActtgaagcgggaagcagagAAG tcgctgataagaccggtcgtcctctacgggcacgagacgtggacaatGCTCGAAGAGGACTTACGAGCGCTAAACGTCTTCGAACGTCGAGTGCTAAGGACCATCTTTGGCGGCGTATATGAGAACGACGGATGGCGGCGGAGAATGAACCACGAACTTGCACAACTCTACAACGAACCAAGCATCCGGAAAGTCGCGAAGGCTGGACGGTTGCAGTGGGCGGGTCATGTTGCAAGGATGCCGGAACGAGCCGACCACTTGAGCCAACGGAACCAGAAGATCAATCCTGCGAAGTTGGTGTTTGTGTCGGAGCCGGTAGGAACAAGACGTAGGGGGGTGCAACGTGCGAGGTGGGTGGACCAAGTGGAGAGCGATTTAGAAAGTGTGGGTGCGCCGCGAAATTGGAGAAATGCAGCCATGGACCGAGCTTGTTGGCGGAGAATCGTGCAGCAGGCCAAGCTAATGGTGTAG
- the LOC6048048 gene encoding LOW QUALITY PROTEIN: b(0,+)-type amino acid transporter 1 (The sequence of the model RefSeq protein was modified relative to this genomic sequence to represent the inferred CDS: inserted 1 base in 1 codon) has product MTHIAEPKGGGLKREMGLMSAINVIISVMIGSGIFVSPTGALKYSGSVGFCLVVWAVCGVISLLGALCFAELGTIVPRSGAEYAYLIEAFKKSHRYWGPLPSFICAWVYVVVLRPAEIAVIILTFAEYSILPFINVLGLESLPKEDLHNLIKLVALLGLGIITYINVSSVKLYVRINNIFGFCKVFACLIVIFGGIYQLAIGNVENLSRGFAGTNFSPGNIALAFYNGLWAYDGWSSVTTITEEIKKPEVNIPRSIVIAVPIITGLYVFMNMAYMTVLSPEEMINSEAVGLDFGARTLGSFSFLIPXGVALSTFGCALSIQFGVTRLCYVASQEGQMLEPLSYIHVRRATPVPAVIMQGILAFAFIMVGNIETLIELASFLIWFFYGSAFIALLTLRRTQPNVHRPYKVPLFVPIFALAVSVFLSVVPIVSDPSPKYFFAVGFILSGVAVYTPFVYYGIRPKWMDKVTYLLQVLYEVVPTSEKVD; this is encoded by the exons ATGACGCACATAGCTGAGCCCAAAGGCGGCGGCCTTAAACGCGAGATGGGACTAATGTCCGCCATCAACGTGATCATCAGCGTAATGATCGGTTCCGGTATCTTCGTATCCCCAACCGGTGCGCTCAAATACTCCGGCAGTGTCGGGTTCTGCCTGGTGGTGTGGGCCGTTTGCGGTGTCATCTCGCTGCTGGGAGCGCTTTGCTTCGCCGAACTGGGAACTATCGTGCCACGATCCGGAGCGGAGTACGCGTATCTCATTGAGGCGTTCAAGAAATCGCACCGATACTGGGGTCCACTTCCGTCGTTTATCTGCGCCTGGGTTTACGTGGTGGTGCTACGACCCGCGGAGATCGCCGTGATCATCCTCACCTTTGCCGAATACTCAATCTTGCCGTTCATCAACGTGCTCGGACTGGAGAGCTTGCCCAAAGAGGATCTCCACAATCTTATCAAGCTGGTAGCTCTGTTAGGTTTAG GAATCATCACCTACATCAACGTAAGCAGCGTCAAGCTCTACGTCCGAATCAACAACATCTTCGGCTTCTGCAAGGTATTCGCTTGCTTGATCGTGATCTTTGGTGGTATCTACCAGCTAGCGATCGGCAATGTCGAGAACCTGTCGCGAGGCTTCGCCGGTACCAACTTCAGCCCGGGTAACATCGCACTCGCCTTCTACAATGGCCTGTGGGCGTACGACGGGTGGTCCAGCGTTACCACCATCACCGAGGAAATCAAGAAACCGGAAGTGAACATTCCCCGATCCATCGTGATCGCCGTGCCCATCATTACCGGCCTCTACGTGTTTATGAACATGGCGTACATGACGGTGCTCTCGCCAGAGGAAATGATCAACTCGGAAGCAGTCGGACTGGACTTTGGCGCCCGCACCTTGGGCTCCTTCTCCTTCCTCATTC TGGGAGTCGCCCTGTCAACGTTCGGTTGCGCCCTCAGCATCCAGTTCGGCGTCACGCGGCTCTGCTACGTCGCCAGCCAGGAAGGCCAGATGCTGGAACCCCTCTCCTACATCCACGTGCGTCGAGCAACGCCCGTTCCGGCGGTCATCATGCAGGGCATCCTGGCGTTCGCCTTCATCATGGTCGGCAACATCGAAACGCTCATCGAGCTGGCCTCCTTCCTGATCTGGTTCTTCTACGGGTCGGCCTTTATCGCGCTGCTAACGCTGCGACGTACCCAGCCGAACGTCCACCGGCCGTACAAGGTGCCGCTGTTTGTGCCCATCTTTGCGCTGGCCGTTTCGGTCTTCCTGTCGGTGGTTCCGATCGTGAGCGATCCATCGCCCAAGTATTTCTTCGCCGTCGGGTTCATTCTGAGCGGAGTGGCCGTCTACACGCCGTTCGTGTACTACGGCATTCGACCAAAGTGGATGG ATAAAGTGACCTATCTGTTGCAGGTGCTGTATGAAGTCGTTCCCACCTCGGAAAAGGTGGACTAA